A window from Fragaria vesca subsp. vesca linkage group LG5, FraVesHawaii_1.0, whole genome shotgun sequence encodes these proteins:
- the LOC101296384 gene encoding 50S ribosomal protein L18-like, which yields MMSCCSAASSGSLLSSESLPTRSTQPLKPASLSWVSSFPLINISMTSTTLPPTPTPPTPNKMSIVCAAYTRRSRSEAAKRPNRKSWKQKTDMYMRPFLLNVFFSKKFIHAKVMHRGTSKVISVATTNAKDLRTNLPSLTDHNACRVIGRLIAERSKEADVYALSYEPRKEERIEGKLGIVLDTIKENGILFV from the exons ATGATGTCTTGTTGTTCAGCTGCATCCAGTGGGTCGCTGCTCTCCTCCGAATCGCTCCCAACTCGTTCGACTCAGCCACTCAAACCAGCTTCGCTTTCATGGGTATCTTCGTTTCCTCTCATCAACATTTCCATGACCTCCACAACCCTCCCTCCCACTCCCACCCCTCCCACCCCCAACAAG ATGTCAATTGTCTGCGCTGCATATACACGGAGATCTCGAAGTGAAGCTGCTAAAAGACCAAACAGGAAGTCGTGGAAACAGAAGACAGATATGTATATGAGGCCATTCTTACTGAACGTTTTCTTTTCCAAAAAATTTATCCATGCAAAAGTGATGCATCGGGGAACAAGCAAAGTGATTTCAGTTGCTACCACAAATGCGAAGGATCTTCGGACTAACTTACCATCACTCACAGATCATAATGCATGCAGAGTTATCGGGAGGCTTATTGCTGAGCGATCCAAGGAGGCAGATGTATATGCATTGTCTTACGAACCCAGGAAAGAGGAGCGAATTGAAGGTAAGCTCGGGATTGTTCTTGATACCATTAAAGAAAATGGCATCTTATTTGTTTGA
- the LOC101296667 gene encoding transcription factor MYB3-like yields the protein MGRSPCCEKAHTNKGAWTKEEDQRLIDYIRIHGEGCWRSLPKQAGLLRCGKSCRLRWINYLRPDLKRGNFTEEEDELIIKLHSLLGNKWSLIAGRLPGRTDNEIKNYWNTHIKRKLLTRGLDPQTHRPLNEAGAAATAATAASRLDFRNGSPPFLSVEKINSLMDQTNFKNNNNNNSTNNNKKMNLLFKPKKEEEYSYNKNMNNFEEANCSSSGTTTEEDQQQQQKPDIMYKCGDLNLDLSIGLEPFQSEPTRASSGNSAESKLTRRASNNYDMFAQAAAVCLCCQVGFQSSEARRSCQCTNGFYRFRRPLNS from the exons ATGGGGAGGTCACCTTGCTGTGAGAAAGCCCATACAAACAAAGGGGCATGGACCAAAGAAGAAGACCAACGCCTCATCGACTACATCCGCATCCATGGCGAAGGTTGCTGGCGCTCCCTTCCTAAACAAGCTG GGTTGCTTAGATGCGGCAAGAGCTGCAGGCTGAGGTGGATCAACTACCTAAGGCCTGATCTCAAGCGTGGAAATTTCACCGAAGAAGAAGACGAGCTCATTATCAAGCTCCACAGCTTACTCGGAAACAA ATGGTCTTTGATTGCGGGGAGGTTACCTGGACGAACTGATAATGAGATCAAAAACTACTGGAACACCCACATCAAGAGAAAGCTCCTAACTCGCGGCCTTGACCCTCAAACCCACCGCCCCCTCAACGAGGCCGGCGCCGCCGCCACCGCCGCCACGGCAGCTTCTCGGTTGGATTTCAGAAACGGGTCCCCACCGTTTTTGTCAGTCGAGAAAATCAACAGTCTAATGGATCAAACCAACTTCAAGAACAACAACAACAACAACTCGACCAACAACAACAAGAAGATGAATCTCCTGTTCAAACCCAAGAAAGAAGAAGAGTACAGCTACAACAAGAACATGAACAACTTCGAAGAGGCGAATTGCAGCAGCAGTGGCACAACAACAGAGGAAGATCAACAACAGCAACAGAAGCCAGATATCATGTACAAGTGTGGTGACCTAAACTTGGACCTCTCAATAGGGCTGGAGCCGTTTCAATCCGAGCCGACTCGGGCATCGTCGGGAAACTCGGCAGAGTCGAAACTGACTCGGAGGGCTTCTAATAATTACGACATGTTTGCTCAGGCGGCGGCGGTGTGTCTGTGTTGCCAGGTGGGGTTTCAGAGCAGTGAGGCACGCAGGAGTTGTCAGTGCACAAATGGCTTCTACAGATTTCGCAGACCCTTGAATTCATAG